ATGACTTCAAAGGACCGCAAGTCATGGACCATAGAGCGTCAGCCTGTGATGACCGTTATCCCCGGCTGGACCACCGACTCCGTGCCAGGATTCCGTAATCATGTATGGGCGCCCGATGTGATTAAGTGGCATGACCGTTGGTGGATGGCTTATAGCTGTTCCACCTTCGGCAAGAACGGCTCTGCCATCGGTCTGCTAAGCAGCCGTTCGCTCGCTTCTAACCGTTGGAAGGATGAGGGATGCATAGTGACTTCTCGTGAGAAACGTGACAACTGGAACGCCATTGACCCTAACTTCATTATTGACGATGCCACCGACACTCCTTGGATGGTCTGGGGCTCGTTCTGGGATGGAATACAGATAGCTCGTCTTGACTCAACGATGCACATCGCCAAGGGTCAGCAGCCGCGCACCATTGCCCGTCGCTACGATCCAAACTACAAGCCAACAGAGCCAAATCCCACGTCGAAATATGCGGGAACAAACGCCATTGAAGCGCCATTCATCTTCAAGCATGGCGGATACTATTATCTCTTTGTGTCGTGGGACTACTGTTGTCGCGGAGCGAAGAGTAACTATCGTGTGGCAGTGGGGCGAAGCAAGACCGTCGATGGTCCCTATCTCGACCGTGATGGCAAAGATATGGCCCAAGGTGGCGGTACGCTCTTCATTGAAGGCGACAAAAAACAATGGGAGGCAGCAGGCCACTGTGCCGCCTATAACTTCGATGGCGAAGACATCTTCATCT
This region of Prevotella sp. E13-27 genomic DNA includes:
- a CDS encoding family 43 glycosylhydrolase, with amino-acid sequence MGVILKAENYPYKSDYLWVTVHDPVMAKEGDTYYLYSTGMGIQRMTSKDRKSWTIERQPVMTVIPGWTTDSVPGFRNHVWAPDVIKWHDRWWMAYSCSTFGKNGSAIGLLSSRSLASNRWKDEGCIVTSREKRDNWNAIDPNFIIDDATDTPWMVWGSFWDGIQIARLDSTMHIAKGQQPRTIARRYDPNYKPTEPNPTSKYAGTNAIEAPFIFKHGGYYYLFVSWDYCCRGAKSNYRVAVGRSKTVDGPYLDRDGKDMAQGGGTLFIEGDKKQWEAAGHCAAYNFDGEDIFICHGYSTAHNGAALLIQRPITWTADGWPMLK